In the genome of Paramisgurnus dabryanus chromosome 18, PD_genome_1.1, whole genome shotgun sequence, one region contains:
- the LOC135776364 gene encoding claudin-4-like, which produces MVSAGLQMLGVALAIIGWIGVIVTCAVPMWKVTAFIGNNIVTAQISWEGIWMSCVVQSTGQMQCKVYDSMLALTSDLQAARALCIISIVLGILGIMLSMAGGKCTNCVEDESSKSKIGITAGVIFIVSGVLCLVPVCWTANVIIRDFYNPLLNQAQKREMGAALYIGWGAAALLIIGGALLCCNCPKKEESGKYTAKYNATPRSDASAPTSKNFV; this is translated from the coding sequence ATGGTATCTGCTGGGCTTCAGATGCTAGGCGTCGCCTTGGCCATTATAGGATGGATTGGAGTCATCGTAACCTGCGCTGTTCCCATGTGGAAGGTTACGGCCTTCATCGGCAACAACATTGTTACGGCACAGATCTCGTGGGAAGGAATCTGGATGTCTTGCGTCGTGCAGAGTACCGGACAGATGCAGTGCAAAGTCTACGACTCTATGCTGGCCCTCACTTCAGACCTTCAGGCCGCCCGCGCTCTCTGCATCATTTCCATTGTTCTTGGAATCCTGGGCATCATGCTGTCAATGGCCGGTGGCAAATGCACCAACTGTGTCGAGGACGAGAGCTCCAAATCTAAAATCGGTATTACTGCGGGTGTGATTTTCATCGTATCTGGAGTGCTGTGTCTGGTTCCAGTCTGCTGGACGGCCAATGTCATCATCCGGGATTTCTACAACCCCCTGCTAAATCAGgcacagaagagagagatggGAGCAGCGCTTTACATCGGATGGGGGGCTGCCGCCCTGTTGATCATCGGGGGAGCTTTGCTTTGTTGCAACTGCCCGAAAAAGGAAGAAAGTGGAAAATACACAGCCAAATATAACGCTACTCCTCGGTCTGACGCCTCTGCACCTACCAGCAAGAACTTTGTGTAA
- the mettl27 gene encoding methyltransferase-like protein 27 isoform X1 — protein MANIRTFADVKNVILSAHKNTGAQDKVGFYDKWAEYYEQDVALLDYRAPFLAAECVNSFCRGDREKITVLDVACGTGLVSSHVCIALFKFWAKTECDRSANRKINVTLFLNPIWLRKLKKMGFHHFVGVDGSLGMLELAKKTGLYQQLTHCMLGQDPIPAEAATYDIVIIVGALSVGQVPLTVIRELCEAAKPGGYVCMTTRGNADNREYKGELEQMIRSLEEEKKWSCVTVVEVEEWEKAVSQKDDGYIPGAIYLYQKSIP, from the exons ATGGCAAACATTCGAACCTTTGCTGATGTGAAGAACGTGATCCTGTCAGCCCATAAAAACACAGGAGCACAGGATAAAGTTGGCTTCTATGATAAATGGGCTGAATACTATGAGCAG GATGTGGCACTGCTGGATTATCGTGCCCCCTTTTTAGCAGCTGAGTGTGTCAACTCATTTTGCAGAGGTGACAGAGAGAAGATCACAGTCTTGGATGTAGCCTGTGGGACAGGCCTGGTGTCTTCACATGTATGCATTGCTTTATTTAAATTCTGGGCAAAAACAGAATGTGATAGATCTGCTAATAGAAAAATTAATGTTACTTTATTTCTAAACCCTATTTGGTTGAGGAAGTTAAAGAAGATGGGATTTCATCACTTTGTTGGAGTGGATGGAAGTTTGGGGATGCTAGAGCTCGCCAAGAAAACAGGACTCTATCAGCAGCTTACACACTGCATGCTTGGTCAAGATCCCATTCCTGCTGAAGCTG CAACATATGATATTGTTATAATTGTTGGAGCTCTGAGCGTTGGACAGGTGCCATTGACAGTCATCAGAGAGCTGTGTGAAGCTGCAAAACCAG GTGGCTATGTGTGCATGACTACCAGAGGGAACGCAGATAACCGGGAGTACAAGGGTGAGTTGGAGCAAATGATTCGATCACTTGAGGAGGAAAAGAAATGGAGCTGTGTGACTGTCGTTGAGGTGGAGGAGTGGGAAAAAGCAGTTTCGCAGAAAGACGACGGGTACATTCCTGGCGCCATTTATCTGTATCAAAAAAGTATTCCATGA
- the cldn30 gene encoding claudin-4 produces the protein MASLGMQMLASALALLGWVGALLSCIMPLWRVTAFVGTTIVTSETMWEGIWMSCVTQSTGQIQCKPYESTLALTTDLQAARALMVMAILTGAAGLVLAFFGGKCTIFMARTKSTKAKIATAAGVSLIVAGILCLIPVSWSAGIVVNAFYNPQLTDSQRREIGGAIYVGWGASILLLLSGGILCTTICMGNTVVDDGPSVKYLVVRSSRAGSSMAGSQRMRPLSVRSLQNGAPSVQSQWSQKAPPFYHQGRPPSTISQQSKPSTTKSQLMRAELSEESEGASTKYQLNEKGLDQTLATSEPYETSADPSKSYI, from the coding sequence ATGGCTTCCCTCGGCATGCAAATGTTGGCAAGTGCCCTGGCGCTACTGGGTTGGGTGGGAGCTCTCCTGTCCTGCATCATGCCCTTGTGGCGTGTGACGGCCTTTGTGGGAACCACCATCGTGACCTCAGAAACCATGTGGGAAGGCATATGGATGAGCTGCGTGACACAGAGCACAGGCCAGATACAGTGCAAACCTTACGAGTCCACGCTGGCGCTCACCACAGATCTGCAGGCCGCCCGGGCCCTGATGGTGATGGCGATTCTGACCGGAGCAGCGGGTCTGGTTTTGGCTTTCTTCGGAGGAAAGTGCACTATCTTCATGGCCAGAACCAAAAGCACCAAAGCTAAAATCGCCACAGCTGCTGGGGTCTCACTGATCGTCGCCGGGATTCTCTGCTTGATTCCTGTGTCCTGGTCGGCCGGCATCGTGGTTAACGCCTTTTACAACCCGCAGTTGACGGATTCTCAGCGCAGGGAGATCGGAGGGGCGATTTATGTTGGCTGGGGCGCATCCATACTTCTTCTTTTAAGTGGGGGGATTCTGTGCACCACAATCTGCATGGGAAATACCGTGGTTGACGACGGCCCTTCTGTGAAATACTTGGTTGTGCGTTCTTCCCGGGCAGGGTCCAGCATGGCGGGTTCACAGAGGATGAGGCCCCTCTCTGTGAGGTCTCTGCAGAACGGTGCTCCGTCTGTGCAGTCCCAATGGAGTCAAAAAGCACCACCTTTCTATCACCAGGGCAGACCACCCTCCACAATCTCACAGCAGAGCAAGCCATCAACTACAAAGTCACAACTTATGAGAGCCGAGTTAAGTGAGGAAAGTGAGGGGGCGTCTACAAAGTACCAGTTGAATGAAAAGGGTTTGGATCAGACCCTGGCAACCTCTGAACCTTATGAGACATCTGCAGATCCTTCAAAGTCATATATTTGA
- the mettl27 gene encoding methyltransferase-like protein 27 isoform X2 → MANIRTFADVKNVILSAHKNTGAQDKVGFYDKWAEYYEQDVALLDYRAPFLAAECVNSFCRGDREKITVLDVACGTGLVSSHLKKMGFHHFVGVDGSLGMLELAKKTGLYQQLTHCMLGQDPIPAEAATYDIVIIVGALSVGQVPLTVIRELCEAAKPGGYVCMTTRGNADNREYKGELEQMIRSLEEEKKWSCVTVVEVEEWEKAVSQKDDGYIPGAIYLYQKSIP, encoded by the exons ATGGCAAACATTCGAACCTTTGCTGATGTGAAGAACGTGATCCTGTCAGCCCATAAAAACACAGGAGCACAGGATAAAGTTGGCTTCTATGATAAATGGGCTGAATACTATGAGCAG GATGTGGCACTGCTGGATTATCGTGCCCCCTTTTTAGCAGCTGAGTGTGTCAACTCATTTTGCAGAGGTGACAGAGAGAAGATCACAGTCTTGGATGTAGCCTGTGGGACAGGCCTGGTGTCTTCACAT TTAAAGAAGATGGGATTTCATCACTTTGTTGGAGTGGATGGAAGTTTGGGGATGCTAGAGCTCGCCAAGAAAACAGGACTCTATCAGCAGCTTACACACTGCATGCTTGGTCAAGATCCCATTCCTGCTGAAGCTG CAACATATGATATTGTTATAATTGTTGGAGCTCTGAGCGTTGGACAGGTGCCATTGACAGTCATCAGAGAGCTGTGTGAAGCTGCAAAACCAG GTGGCTATGTGTGCATGACTACCAGAGGGAACGCAGATAACCGGGAGTACAAGGGTGAGTTGGAGCAAATGATTCGATCACTTGAGGAGGAAAAGAAATGGAGCTGTGTGACTGTCGTTGAGGTGGAGGAGTGGGAAAAAGCAGTTTCGCAGAAAGACGACGGGTACATTCCTGGCGCCATTTATCTGTATCAAAAAAGTATTCCATGA
- the LOC135776362 gene encoding claudin-4-like, which yields MTSQGIQILGIMLAMMGWFGSIIACGLPMWRVTAFVGANIVTAQIIWEGLWMNCIVQSTGQMQCKVYDSMLALSQDLQASRAMIIISIMVGVVGFLIAVVGGKCTNCLEDEAAKARACIVSGVILIIAGFLILVPVCWSTHTLIRDFYNPLLIAAQRRELGACLYIGWGSAGLLLLGGGLLCWNCPSGENRPYIATKYAPARTMTPAMNYV from the coding sequence ATGACATCTCAAGGCATTCAAATCCTGGGGATTATGCTTGCAATGATGGGTTGGTTTGGGAGCATCATCGCTTGTGGCCTGCCTATGTGGAGGGTCACAGCATTTGTCGGGGCGAACATTGTCACCGCACAGATTATTTGGGAGGGTTTGTGGATGAACTGCATCGTGCAGAGCACCGGACAGATGCAGTGCAAGGTGTACGACTCCATGCTGGCTCTGTCCCAAGACCTGCAGGCATCTCGAGCCATGATCATCATTTCCATTATGGTCGGAGTCGTTGGCTTCCTGATCGCTGTGGTTGGAGGAAAGTGTACGAACTGCCTGGAGGACGAAGCGGCTAAAGCAAGAGCATGCATAGTTTCAGGGGTAATTCTCATCATTGCTGGATTTCTTATACTTGTGCCTGTTTGCTGGTCTACCCACACCCTTATTAGGGACTTTTACAACCCGTTATTAATTGCTGCCCAGCGTCGGGAGCTGGGAGCCTGTCTGTACATAGGCTGGGGATCTGCAGGTCTCTTGCTGTTGGGCGGTGGACTTCTTTGTTGGAACTGCCCGTCCGGTGAAAACAGGCCCTATATAGCTACCAAATACGCCCCTGCCAGAACCATGACTCCAGCAATGAATTATGTGTAA
- the LOC135776357 gene encoding claudin-like protein ZF-A89, producing MASAGLQVLATALAVIGWLGTIIICALPMWKVTAFIGNNIVTAQTFWEGLWMNCVQQSTGQMQCKVYDSMLALPQDLQAARALVVISIIVALLGMLLAVAGGKCTNCIEDRDAKAKVCIAAGVFFMVAGVLCLIPVCWCANAVIRDFYNPILSEAQKRELGASLFIGWGSSGLLLIGGALLCCQCPKNEGRGGYSVKYSAPRSAANGGAYV from the coding sequence ATGGCTTCTGCTGGGCTTCAAGTTTTGGCTACCGCACTCGCAGTCATTGGCTGGTTGGGCACTATTATAATCTGCGCGCTCCCTATGTGGAAAGTGACGGCGTTTATTGGCAATAACATCGTGACGGCGCAGACATTCTGGGAAGGCCTCTGGATGAACTGCGTACAACAGAGCACGGGTCAAATGCAGTGCAAGGTCTACGATTCCATGCTCGCGCTTCCTCAGGATCTCCAGGCTGCTCGCGCTCTTGTGGTCATCTCCATCATCGTGGCCCTTTTGGGAATGCTGCTGGCCGTCGCAGGAGGCAAGTGCACTAACTGCATTGAAGACAGAGACGCGAAGGCCAAAGTTTGTATTGCGGCCGGTGTGTTCTTCATGGTGGCTGGCGTCCTGTGTCTGATCCCGGTGTGCTGGTGCGCAAATGCTGTCATCAGGGACTTCTACAATCCCATCTTGTCCGAGGCTCAAAAGCGGGAACTGGGAGCATCACTGTTCATCGGATGGGGATCTTCCGGTCTTCTGCTCATTGGAGGAGCGCTTCTTTGTTGCCAGTGCCCCAAGAATGAGGGTCGTGGTGGTTATTCTGTCAAATACTCCGCTCCAAGATCAGCAGCCAACGGTGGCGCATATGTGTGA
- the LOC135776822 gene encoding uncharacterized protein — MKTRQILALFLAVVGLCGTILICALPMWKVSAFVGANIVTAQVFWEGLWMNCVLQSTGQMQCKAYDSVLALSQDLQGARALICASIGVCVLAIGLTVVGADCTNFYSYEPFTKAKIGITAGSVYIVAGVMCLIAVSWSAYVIIVDFYNPQASGTKGELGASVYIGWVAGVLLIVGGGLLISTYSNRYPCADLSKSDKALVQMNDDVFSCLMHCFTTPRLHYWISKQRSVENIPIVSECVVVEYDSAHTKIMASAGIQILAKALAVIGWLGTIIICALPMWKVTAFIGNNIVTAQIFWEGLWMNCVQQSTGQMQCKVYDSMLALPQDLQAARALVVISILVALLGMLLAVAGGKCTNCIEDGDAKAKVCVAAGVFFLVAAVLCLIPVCWCANAVIRDFYNPIVTEAQKRELGASLFIGWGSSGLLLIGGALLCCQCPKNDGRGGGYSAKYSAPRSAANGGAYGARALVIIAIIAGVFGIILCIVGGKCTNFVDDEASKAKVAIASGIIFIIAGLLVLIPVCWTANAIIRDFYNPLLVDGQRRELGESLYVGWASAALLFLGGGLLCSSCPPSNDGYPSVKYSQARSVNSSKAYV, encoded by the exons ATGAAGACAAGACAAATCCTGGCTCTATTTCTGGCTGTGGTGGGCCTTTGTGGTACTATTCTGATCTGTGCCCTGCCCATGTGGAAAGTGTCTGCATTCGTGGGGGCCAATATTGTGACTGCACAGGTTTTCTGGGAAGGTTTGTGGATGAACTGTGTCCTGCAGAGTACCGGTCAAATGCAGTGCAAAGCATATGACTCCGTTCTGGCTCTTTCTCAAGATCTCCAAGGGGCTCGTGCTTTGATCTGCGCTTCTATTGGTGTATGCGTGCTTGCGATTGGATTGACGGTTGTTGGAGCAGATTGCACCAACTTTTACAGCTATGAGCCGTTTACGAAAGCCAAAATTGGAATAACAGCTGGGTCGGTCTATATAGTTGCAGGTGTAATGTGTCTCATTGCTGTTAGCTGGTCGGCATATGTCATCATCGTGGACTTTTATAATCCTCAAGCATCAGGAACAAAAGGAGAACTGGGAGCTTCAGTCTATATAGGATGGGTGGCTGGTGTGCTGCTAATAGTCGGTGGTGGATTACTCATCAGCACGTACTCCAACCGAT ACCCATGTGCAGATCTGAGTAAAAGCGATAAAGCTTTAGTCCAAATGAATGATGATGTGTTTAGCTGCCTCATGCACTGTTTCACAACACCAAGGTTACACTACTGGATCTCCAAGCAACGTTCTGTGGAGAATATTCCA ATTGTATCGGAGTGTGTTGTGGTAGAGTATGATTCTGCACATACGAAAATAATGGCATCTGCTGGGATTCAAATTTTGGCTAAGGCCCTGGCAGTCATTGGCTGGTTGGGCACTATTATAATCTGCGCGCTCCCTATGTGGAAAGTGACGGCGTTTATTGGCAATAACATCGTGACGGCTCAGATCTTCTGGGAAGGCCTCTGGATGAACTGCGTACAACAGAGCACGGGTCAAATGCAGTGCAAGGTCTACGATTCCATGCTCGCGCTTCCTCAGGATCTCCAGGCTGCGCGCGCTCTTGTGGTCATCTCCATCCTCGTGGCTCTTTTGGGAATGCTGCTGGCCGTCGCAGGAGGCAAGTGCACTAACTGCATTGAAGACGGAGACGCGAAGGCCAAAGTGTGCGTTGCGGCCGGTGTTTTCTTCCTGGTGGCTGCTGTCCTGTGTCTAATCCCGGTGTGCTGGTGCGCAAATGCTGTCATCAGAGATTTCTACAATCCCATTGTGACCGAGGCACAGAAGCGTGAACTGGGAGCATCACTGTTCATCGGATGGGGATCTTCCGGTCTTCTGCTCATTGGAGGAGCGCTTCTTTGTTGCCAGTGCCCCAAGAATGATGGTCGTGGTGGTGGTTATTCCGCCAAATACTCCGCTCCAAGGTCAGCAGCCAACGGTGGCGCATAT GGTGCTAGAGCCTTGGTGATCATTGCCATCATCGCTGGGGTGTTTGGAATTATCCTGTGTATTGTGGGAGGGAAGTGTACCAACTTCGTGGATGATGAGGCATCTAAGGCAAAGGTTGCCATCGCCAGCGGGATCATCTTCATCATTGCTGGACTTCTTGTTCTTATTCCTGTGTGCTGGACCGCGAATGCCATAATCAGAGACTTTTATAACCCTTTGTTGGTGGACGGCCAGAGGAGGGAGCTTGGGGAATCGCTCTATGTTGGCTGGGCATCTGCTGCTTTGCTTTTTCTAGGTGGAGGTCTTCTGTGCAGCTCATGTCCTCCGAGTAACGATGGTTATCCTAGTGTGAAATATTCCCAGGCCAGATCTGTGAACAGCAGCAAAGCTTATGTTTAG